A part of Candidatus Electrothrix aestuarii genomic DNA contains:
- a CDS encoding type II toxin-antitoxin system VapC family toxin, with translation MGKVYIETSIVSYLTARPSSNLIAAAWQKETIDWWESEKQRFKLYISEVVIEEAGRGNADAASRRLSALDGLEIFKINKEIVALSKILIQDGGIPKKALDDALHVAIASVHAVEFLLTWNCRHTNNAEMKPKIRKIIEAHGFQSPEIATPIELMGRRDDD, from the coding sequence ATGGGCAAAGTCTACATTGAAACTTCAATAGTCTCTTATCTGACAGCACGACCATCCAGTAATCTCATTGCCGCTGCATGGCAAAAAGAAACTATTGATTGGTGGGAATCCGAAAAACAGCGATTTAAGCTATATATTTCAGAGGTTGTGATTGAAGAAGCAGGCAGAGGAAACGCTGATGCTGCATCAAGAAGGCTCTCTGCACTTGATGGCCTTGAGATCTTTAAAATAAATAAAGAAATAGTCGCGTTATCCAAGATTCTGATTCAGGATGGCGGAATCCCGAAAAAGGCGCTGGATGACGCATTACATGTTGCGATAGCTTCCGTTCATGCAGTTGAATTTTTACTCACATGGAATTGTAGACACACAAACAACGCGGAAATGAAGCCGAAAATAAGAAAAATTATAGAAGCGCATGGATTTCAGAGTCCTGAAATTGCTACTCCAATCGAATTGATGGGGAGGAGAGATGATGATTGA
- a CDS encoding FAD-dependent oxidoreductase — protein sequence MGKGMEHRAGSVMVVGGGIAGIQTALDLTELGYYVYLLEKAPVVGGVMAQLDKTFPTNDCSLUILAPKLVEAGRSPNIEMITNADLLALDGKPGDFTVKVRKRPRYIDADKCTACGLCTQYCPKHLSDAYNEGLSLTRPIHIDYAQAVPATYYIDPSACMSVQHDTCQICVPVCQSHAIDFSQQPEEVDIKVGAMVLSPGFGRIDDATLEKYSYGQHPDVLTAVEFERMTNASGPFLGEVKCFSDGRHPKSLAFIQCVGSRDLGCDNGYCSSVCCMYAIKEAMVAKEHDPEVDITVYYMDIRTQGKDFDKARERAEAMGVKFVRAKVAGVTPWENSLRLTYSTLDGKHEFKPHDMVVLSVGLEAPKDAQGIADMTGIELNQYDFAKTDTFSPLNTSVEGVVVAGAFQGPKDIPESVTQASATAGIVSGMLEKQRGLGIVHKSYPDEKAMDEEVRIGVFVCHCGINIASVVDVHKVEDSVEGMEGVVYHTDSLYSCSADAVQTLKDRIIEHNLNRVVIAACSPRTHEPLFQETLRDAGLNRCLIEMVNIRDQCSWVHAGEPEAATDKSQDLLRMAVAKARGMKPLPEQTVPVTPKALIIGAGIAGMTVALSLAEQGFDSVLVEKGERLGGSLGLLNHTLDAHETASHLQKLVAEVEANEHIDVLTKAELKDFSGFVGNFSSVVAEEGGAEHTVDHGVVVLATGGHEHRPEGYLLEENDKVVTQTELEQQLAADGKAPESIIMVQCAGSRGDDLKYCSKVCCNHAVKNALKIKELNPASQVIVLYRDMRTYGYAEDAYREARLKGVIFIPYELAQKPKISVKGKGKKLTVSFFDALLQEDVEMNPDMVALSVGIAPDGTEDLSKLLKAPLTDDRFFLEAHVKLRPVELPVSGVYVCGLAHAPKPVDETIAQAQAAAAKAAIPLVKGKVSIDPIVSVVEQEKCIGCGICASLCPFGAIEMIKVDKKRKAQTIAASCKACGICSSHCPTFAISMGGFTNEQIMDQIAAFGNIQADEPVEA from the coding sequence ATGGGAAAAGGAATGGAACACAGGGCCGGATCAGTAATGGTCGTGGGCGGAGGTATCGCCGGGATACAGACCGCCCTTGACCTGACTGAACTTGGTTATTACGTCTACCTGCTGGAAAAAGCGCCGGTTGTGGGCGGGGTTATGGCCCAGCTCGATAAGACTTTTCCGACCAATGACTGCTCTCTCTGAATACTCGCGCCTAAGCTGGTAGAGGCCGGTCGGTCTCCAAACATAGAGATGATCACCAATGCAGATCTTCTGGCATTGGACGGAAAACCGGGTGATTTTACTGTCAAGGTACGTAAACGCCCACGTTATATTGATGCGGACAAGTGTACTGCCTGCGGGTTGTGTACCCAATATTGTCCCAAGCACCTTTCTGATGCATATAATGAAGGACTGTCGCTGACTCGTCCTATTCATATTGATTATGCCCAGGCTGTGCCTGCGACATATTATATTGATCCGTCAGCCTGTATGTCTGTGCAACACGATACCTGCCAGATCTGCGTGCCGGTCTGCCAGAGTCATGCCATTGACTTTAGTCAGCAGCCGGAAGAAGTTGATATCAAGGTTGGGGCAATGGTGCTGTCGCCAGGCTTTGGCCGGATTGATGATGCCACCTTGGAAAAATATTCCTACGGTCAACATCCTGATGTGCTTACAGCGGTAGAATTTGAGCGCATGACCAATGCTTCTGGTCCCTTCCTCGGTGAGGTGAAATGCTTCTCTGATGGGCGCCATCCCAAGTCATTGGCTTTTATTCAGTGTGTGGGTTCCAGGGATCTGGGGTGTGATAATGGCTATTGCTCTTCAGTTTGCTGTATGTATGCCATCAAGGAAGCAATGGTGGCCAAGGAGCATGACCCGGAAGTGGATATCACCGTCTATTATATGGATATCCGCACCCAGGGCAAGGATTTTGATAAGGCCAGGGAACGGGCCGAGGCTATGGGCGTGAAGTTTGTCCGGGCCAAGGTTGCCGGAGTGACTCCTTGGGAGAATAGCCTACGTTTGACCTATTCCACTTTGGACGGCAAGCATGAGTTTAAGCCTCATGATATGGTGGTGCTTTCTGTTGGTCTGGAAGCTCCCAAGGATGCTCAGGGTATTGCCGACATGACGGGCATTGAGCTGAATCAGTATGATTTTGCCAAAACAGATACCTTCAGCCCCCTGAATACCAGCGTGGAAGGCGTGGTTGTTGCTGGTGCCTTCCAGGGCCCCAAGGATATCCCAGAGTCTGTTACGCAGGCCTCGGCAACAGCTGGTATCGTGTCTGGGATGTTGGAAAAACAGCGCGGGCTCGGCATTGTCCATAAGTCCTACCCGGACGAGAAAGCGATGGATGAGGAAGTCCGCATCGGGGTTTTTGTTTGCCATTGCGGTATCAATATCGCCTCGGTAGTGGATGTCCATAAGGTGGAAGATTCTGTTGAGGGCATGGAAGGGGTTGTCTACCATACAGATTCCCTCTACTCCTGTTCTGCTGATGCGGTGCAGACCCTCAAGGACAGGATTATTGAGCATAATCTGAATCGGGTGGTTATTGCGGCCTGTTCTCCGCGAACCCATGAGCCGCTTTTTCAGGAAACCCTGCGGGATGCAGGCCTGAATCGTTGCCTGATTGAGATGGTCAATATCCGTGACCAATGTTCCTGGGTCCATGCTGGCGAGCCGGAAGCAGCTACTGATAAGTCGCAGGATCTGTTGCGCATGGCAGTTGCTAAGGCCAGAGGTATGAAACCTCTGCCGGAACAGACTGTGCCGGTTACCCCCAAGGCCTTGATCATCGGCGCGGGTATTGCCGGTATGACCGTGGCCTTGAGTCTGGCAGAGCAGGGCTTTGACTCTGTGCTGGTGGAGAAAGGAGAACGGCTGGGAGGCAGCCTGGGACTGTTGAACCATACTCTGGATGCCCACGAGACCGCCTCGCACCTGCAAAAACTGGTTGCTGAGGTCGAGGCCAACGAGCATATTGACGTGCTGACCAAGGCCGAGCTCAAGGATTTCTCCGGCTTTGTCGGCAACTTCTCCTCTGTGGTAGCTGAGGAGGGTGGTGCTGAGCACACGGTGGATCACGGGGTTGTGGTCCTGGCAACCGGTGGGCACGAGCATCGTCCCGAGGGCTATCTGCTGGAGGAGAACGATAAGGTGGTCACCCAGACCGAGCTGGAGCAGCAATTGGCTGCGGACGGTAAGGCACCGGAATCTATTATTATGGTCCAGTGTGCTGGTTCACGCGGTGATGATCTCAAGTATTGCTCCAAGGTCTGCTGTAATCATGCGGTTAAGAATGCGCTCAAGATCAAGGAACTGAATCCTGCCAGTCAGGTGATCGTCCTGTATCGGGATATGCGGACCTATGGTTATGCCGAGGATGCCTATCGTGAGGCGCGACTTAAAGGCGTGATCTTCATTCCTTATGAGTTGGCTCAGAAACCGAAGATTTCTGTTAAAGGCAAAGGCAAGAAGCTCACAGTGAGCTTCTTTGATGCCCTGTTGCAGGAAGATGTGGAGATGAACCCGGATATGGTGGCCCTGTCCGTGGGTATTGCCCCGGATGGTACCGAAGATCTGAGCAAGCTGCTCAAGGCACCACTCACCGATGATCGCTTCTTCCTGGAGGCCCATGTGAAGTTGCGGCCAGTGGAACTGCCGGTCTCCGGGGTCTATGTCTGTGGCCTGGCCCACGCACCGAAACCTGTGGATGAGACCATTGCCCAGGCCCAGGCAGCTGCGGCCAAGGCGGCTATTCCCCTGGTGAAAGGCAAGGTCAGCATTGATCCTATTGTCTCGGTAGTTGAGCAGGAAAAATGTATTGGTTGCGGTATCTGCGCCAGCCTTTGTCCCTTTGGCGCTATTGAGATGATCAAGGTAGATAAGAAGCGCAAGGCCCAGACCATTGCCGCCTCCTGTAAGGCCTGTGGTATTTGTTCCAGCCATTGTCCGACCTTTGCCATCTCTATGGGCGGGTTCACCAATGAGCAGATCATGGATCAGATTGCCGCCTTTGGTAATATACAGGCGGACGAACCGGTTGAGGCGTGA
- a CDS encoding hydrogenase iron-sulfur subunit gives MSNEFSPKILGFLCNWCCYAAADAAGVSRFQYPPNLRTIRVMCTGRVDPSFILRGFIEGADGIFTGGUQHGECHYQVGNYDAMGVDALVRKVLEDVGIRKERYDLQWASAAEAPRFVKLITDFTEQMRELGPLGEAEGMSKEEIKDRLQKALDVVSDQKVRVSFGNAAKAVRKDAIWTPEHIDGVVTTKMAKTLEKAMA, from the coding sequence ATGAGCAATGAGTTCAGTCCCAAGATTTTGGGTTTTTTATGTAACTGGTGCTGCTACGCAGCAGCGGACGCAGCCGGGGTTTCCCGGTTTCAGTACCCACCTAACCTGCGGACCATCCGGGTGATGTGTACCGGTCGGGTTGATCCGTCCTTTATCCTGCGCGGTTTTATCGAGGGCGCAGACGGTATCTTCACCGGTGGCTGACAGCATGGCGAATGTCATTACCAGGTAGGTAATTACGATGCAATGGGTGTGGATGCGCTGGTCAGAAAGGTACTGGAAGACGTGGGTATCCGCAAAGAACGATATGATCTGCAATGGGCTTCAGCTGCTGAGGCTCCGCGCTTTGTGAAGTTGATCACTGATTTCACCGAACAGATGCGTGAACTCGGTCCGCTGGGCGAGGCTGAGGGAATGTCCAAAGAAGAGATCAAGGATCGCTTGCAGAAAGCTCTGGATGTGGTCTCTGACCAGAAGGTCCGGGTCAGCTTTGGTAATGCTGCTAAGGCGGTGCGCAAGGACGCGATCTGGACGCCGGAGCATATTGACGGGGTGGTCACCACCAAGATGGCGAAGACTTTGGAGAAGGCAATGGCCTAA
- a CDS encoding type II toxin-antitoxin system Phd/YefM family antitoxin, with protein sequence MAERILAGRIASISELKKNPMGVLAQGEGDPVAILNRNKPAFYCVPAQAYEELLNRLEDMELNAIADARKGQKRIKVKLDEL encoded by the coding sequence ATGGCGGAGCGTATTTTAGCTGGTAGAATAGCCAGTATTTCTGAACTGAAAAAAAATCCGATGGGGGTTCTTGCCCAGGGAGAAGGCGATCCTGTTGCAATCCTGAATAGGAATAAGCCGGCTTTTTACTGTGTTCCGGCGCAGGCATACGAAGAACTGCTTAACCGGCTGGAAGATATGGAACTGAATGCCATTGCAGATGCTCGTAAAGGTCAGAAGCGAATCAAGGTGAAACTGGATGAGCTATGA
- a CDS encoding type II toxin-antitoxin system RelE/ParE family toxin: MSYELEFLSEAFKEWKALDGSVKKQFKKKLAERLQNPFVPVSKLSGSETRYKIKLRSVGYRLVYEVIDSELVVVVIAVGKRENSMVYKKAAGRRR; encoded by the coding sequence ATGAGCTATGAACTGGAGTTTCTGTCTGAAGCCTTCAAGGAATGGAAGGCATTGGATGGTTCCGTAAAAAAGCAGTTCAAGAAAAAGCTGGCAGAACGTCTCCAGAATCCCTTTGTTCCGGTCTCCAAGCTCTCGGGCAGTGAAACTCGGTATAAAATCAAGTTGCGGTCTGTCGGTTACCGCTTGGTTTACGAAGTGATTGACTCTGAGTTGGTTGTTGTGGTTATTGCTGTGGGCAAACGGGAGAACAGTATGGTGTATAAAAAAGCTGCTGGTCGCCGGAGATAA
- a CDS encoding Uma2 family endonuclease — translation MELAQQECYTWQDYRRMPDNERYELISGTFYAMSPAPSRFHQEISMELARQLSNYLLDHSCSVYPAPFDVRLPTAQESSDTSTTVLQPDISIICDAKKLDQHGCVGAPDFIAEITSPSTAAHDNITKTALYEQFGVREYWIIHPLDRLVTVRLLGQDHFFLPPHIHAGKGMLALTILPELEVDLDLLFRSITLNDQTLFSIKKATDLLISGDQQLFYTPYCSPVCPQQ, via the coding sequence GTGGAGTTAGCACAACAGGAATGCTACACATGGCAGGATTACAGGAGAATGCCTGACAATGAACGTTACGAGCTGATATCCGGCACCTTCTATGCCATGAGCCCGGCACCATCACGCTTTCATCAGGAAATCAGCATGGAGCTTGCCCGGCAACTCAGCAACTATCTTCTTGATCACTCCTGTTCTGTCTATCCTGCTCCCTTTGATGTCCGCCTTCCGACTGCCCAGGAATCTTCCGACACAAGCACTACTGTGTTGCAACCAGATATCTCCATTATCTGTGACGCGAAAAAACTGGACCAACACGGCTGTGTCGGGGCCCCGGACTTTATTGCTGAAATCACCTCTCCCTCCACAGCTGCCCATGATAATATCACCAAAACAGCCCTCTATGAACAGTTTGGAGTTCGAGAATATTGGATTATCCACCCGCTGGACAGGCTGGTCACGGTCCGTCTTCTCGGCCAAGATCATTTCTTCCTTCCTCCACATATTCATGCGGGCAAAGGCATGCTCGCGTTGACCATACTCCCTGAACTTGAGGTTGATCTGGACCTCCTGTTCCGAAGCATTACGCTCAACGACCAGACTCTATTTTCCATAAAAAAAGCGACTGATCTGCTTATCTCCGGCGACCAGCAGCTTTTTTATACACCATACTGTTCTCCCGTTTGCCCACAGCAATAA
- a CDS encoding Rpn family recombination-promoting nuclease/putative transposase → MPTKERYINLFTDYGFKKIFGEQPNKNLLLDFLNELLKEEQGEIRDLTYLKTEQLGDTDLDRRAIFDLYCENERGEKFIVELQKSKQNFFKDRALYYSTFPIREQAERGDWNFELKAVYTVAILDFVFDEDKDQPDKYRYDIKLSDIETKRVFYDKLTFIYLEMPKFTKVLDELETRFDKWMYVIRNLNRLDNIPDTLREQVFEQLFESAEIARFTPDQVLSYENSLKYYRDLKNSIDTAFDEGKAEGREEQKIEIAKEMLAEGEPVERVARLTGLAPAIVEELKQNF, encoded by the coding sequence ATGCCAACCAAAGAACGCTACATCAACCTGTTCACCGATTACGGTTTCAAAAAGATCTTCGGAGAACAGCCGAATAAGAACCTGCTGCTGGACTTTCTCAACGAGCTGCTCAAGGAAGAACAGGGCGAGATCCGGGACCTGACCTACCTGAAAACCGAACAGCTCGGCGATACCGATCTTGACCGTAGGGCCATCTTTGACCTCTACTGCGAAAATGAACGGGGCGAGAAATTCATCGTTGAGTTGCAGAAGAGCAAACAGAATTTCTTCAAAGACCGAGCCCTCTATTATTCCACCTTTCCCATTCGCGAACAGGCAGAAAGAGGAGACTGGAATTTCGAGCTCAAGGCGGTTTACACGGTGGCGATTCTCGATTTTGTCTTTGATGAGGACAAGGATCAGCCGGACAAGTACCGCTATGACATCAAACTATCTGATATTGAAACCAAGCGGGTGTTCTACGACAAGCTGACCTTTATCTACCTGGAGATGCCCAAATTCACTAAGGTGCTCGATGAACTTGAGACACGCTTTGATAAGTGGATGTACGTTATCAGAAATCTGAATCGACTGGATAATATCCCGGACACACTGCGGGAACAGGTCTTTGAGCAACTCTTCGAATCTGCCGAGATCGCCCGCTTCACCCCGGATCAGGTGCTATCGTACGAAAACAGCCTGAAGTATTACCGAGATCTGAAAAACTCCATTGATACCGCCTTTGATGAGGGGAAGGCAGAAGGAAGAGAAGAACAAAAGATTGAGATTGCCAAGGAGATGTTGGCTGAAGGAGAGCCGGTGGAAAGGGTGGCACGACTTACCGGGCTTGCGCCCGCAATAGTGGAGGAGTTGAAGCAGAATTTTTGA